Part of the Flavobacteriales bacterium genome, AATATGACGGCACGCTCGTCATCTCTGTCCGGACTGAGTTTGTAAAACTCATCTATAACAAAAAAGTCAACAGTATTAAAATGTTTGTATTCAACAACCCGTTCACCTGTAAACAGAAATACATTGCCATCGGTCTCACTTGGTTCATGTGATGTGGACAGGATGATTTTGTATTTATCCCCATATTTTCTCAGCTTCTTACGGGTTTCATCAAGTAATGCTAAAGTAGGTTGTACAATTACAATGTTTTTGTATTTGCCACTTGCTACTATTTCCTGTATCAAAAGGCTTTTTCCAAAACTTGTCGGTGCACTCAGTACAACGCTCTCTTCCGAAAGCAGATTCATTGAAATTTGGTGTTGTTCTTCGTGGAGGAAGTAATCCTTTAAGAAGGGGGATCGATGTAATTCATAGCGTAACAACCCGGCTCCTTTGATAAATTCATCATTTACGTACGGGTAGAGGCCACTTGCCTCAATGAGGTCATTCCACATTGGTTTTGTTGCAGTATCAATTTTATCCCAAGCATCCAGAACTCGTATTATCAACTCTCTACCATTATCTTCAAGTGTTTTGTCTCTTAGCAAGCCTGCGCAATACTTGGCAAGTTCAAAGCTTTCACTGTGCTGTATCAGTTGAGCATTTTGCAGAAGCGAAACGGCTTCAGAAAAGCTTGAATAGCTCATATTTCCTGCATGTTTGTTAACCGTTTGTGTAATTCATCAACAAGTTCCGGCTTACTCTTGACGGGGAGTAGCAATAGAATAATATCAATATCTG contains:
- a CDS encoding DEAD/DEAH box helicase; translation: MSYSSFSEAVSLLQNAQLIQHSESFELAKYCAGLLRDKTLEDNGRELIIRVLDAWDKIDTATKPMWNDLIEASGLYPYVNDEFIKGAGLLRYELHRSPFLKDYFLHEEQHQISMNLLSEESVVLSAPTSFGKSLLIQEIVASGKYKNIVIVQPTLALLDETRKKLRKYGDKYKIILSTSHEPSETDGNVFLFTGERVVEYKHFNTVDFFVIDEFYKLSPDRDDERAVI